From one uncultured Methanoregula sp. genomic stretch:
- a CDS encoding PIN domain-containing protein — protein sequence MIPIGFVIDTWVWVEYYLGEDPRVNEYIENESIDLFTSTITLTELIKFLHQKGESPENIRQVVFEIGVRSLVLPVTEPVAILAGEFRSEGFKGGIVDTIILATARSGGHRVVTGDSHFKGLDDAVFLG from the coding sequence ATGATTCCCATCGGATTCGTCATTGATACCTGGGTCTGGGTTGAGTACTATCTTGGTGAAGATCCTCGCGTGAATGAGTACATCGAGAACGAGAGTATTGATTTATTCACGTCAACGATTACTCTTACCGAACTGATTAAATTCCTTCACCAGAAAGGGGAGAGTCCGGAAAATATCCGCCAGGTTGTTTTTGAGATTGGCGTACGGAGCCTTGTCCTTCCGGTGACGGAACCTGTTGCAATCCTTGCCGGGGAATTCAGGAGCGAAGGTTTCAAAGGCGGGATTGTCGATACCATCATCCTTGCAACTGCCCGGTCCGGTGGCCACAGGGTTGTGACCGGTGACTCTCATTTCAAAGGTCTCGACGACGCAGTATTTCTCGGGTAG